The following are encoded together in the Hippoglossus stenolepis isolate QCI-W04-F060 chromosome 12, HSTE1.2, whole genome shotgun sequence genome:
- the wapla gene encoding wings apart-like protein homolog, producing MTSRFGKTYNRKGGEANSKFEEVFSNKRSTLTTKWGDTTYKAQLGAKRPLLKSDASELLKRPRLEDSDSEDDPFGFDSDDESKTVTSHSLPQSKANEGDVSKTTAVQGGGAAAVVTSAQGSASSAATFTSKQTLEVKAVKNAQSRFKSTPESNQKPACAASFSNAVPSDQKFSASQRPISSSPNVGTYLKLSSDAPGGGRDFQMSSPYDELPSEERRSAELERPTQPPPVPVDNIPPSPFTLRASNPKKYQRPNKLDKTASEPAENNDKPSETASALVKPNSVLPAGASSTASGTKTAAKPPGRGGGRVRDYTVLHPSCLSVCNVTIQDSIERGGDELVTPAAPADIGDVGQMKKKSEAPPPKTNRFRPTQTKTRKTKAESKLEFFGFEDKEDQEGEDGSDAAMAGKSNYKIKYFGFDDLSESDSDDESSQAKEKKAKKAAAALAALCSSVDSPHTSDSQDSQASSNTDNFDYDESSPGGPEGQKGRSGKQGDKSKDVGFKKIFSGPKKSPAKAVYNARHWNQPEPEEIPVPPLSRAQTAPAILSSSSSKDSNSNKDDGLFKAPPPPPKVIKSETLPTRLNQDIVTALKCRKEHKELYTVVQHVKHFNDVVEFGENQEFTDDFEYLETGLKSSQPLNTRCLSIISLATRCAMPGFRMHLRARGKVATVFNMISDAPQHPNLGLCTASLMYILSRDRLNMDLDRACLELMIKLLEMDHDYSGHHDQLTEKEVAKVKEKIRKLCETVHNKHLDLENITTGHLAMETLLSLTSKRAGDWFKEELRLLGGLDHIVDKVKECVQNLSQEDDKENLVASLWGAERCLRVLESVTVQNPENQGYLIAYKDSQLIVSSARALRYCEDMIQRYSRALNNSSLSSSGATLPHCSFSNVGKAVEDCMRAVIGVLLNLTHDNEWGSTKTGEQELLIVTALNCVVRVPRYIPQEQRFDIRVLGLGLLINLVEYSSRNRHCLVDMEYIVDDTCVEDSLMLPADPTQSDTAAESTTPSTAESQGDEAEEPSPFGALAALVKHFLERERAAILAEAKTDDLISEAPKPAPDKSGEWKETSGEIQWVASETVETNDSEPEKKEEEDEELDLNKALQHAGKHMEDSIAASYTALLLGCLCQGSQVNVTTVRKHLPKGDFSIMTEMLKKFLSFMNLTCAMGSTGQKSISRVIDYLENC from the exons ATGACATCCAGATTCGGGAAAACATACAACCGCAAGGGAGGGGAGGCCAATTCTAAATTTGAAGAGGTCTTCTCCAATAAGAGGTCCACGCTGACCACGAAATGGGGAGACACCACCTACAAGGCTCAGCTGGGAGCCAAGAGGCCTCTGTTAAAATCTGACGCCTCAGAGCTCCTCAAGAGACCCCGGCTTGaagacagtgacagtgaagaCGACCCATTCGGGTTTGACAGCGACGATGAGTCCAAGACCGTGACCTCTCACAGCCTGCCCCAGTCGAAAGCCAATGAAGGGGATGTGTCCAAGACGACTGCAGTGCAGGGCGGCGGGGCGGCCGCTGTTGTGACTTCTGCACAGGGCTCTGCAAGCTCAGCAGCCACGTTCACAA GCAAGCAAACGCTTGAAGTAAAGGCTGTGAAAAATGCCCAGTCCCGGTTCAAAAGCACACCAGAAAGCAACCAGAAACCTGCATGTGCAGCCTCTTTTTCAAACGCAGTCCCTTCTGATCAGAAATTCTCAGCATCCCAGAGGcccatctcttcctctcccaaTGTAGGCACCTACCTTAAACTGTCCAGTGATGCACCAGGTGGTGGCAGAGACTTTCAAATGTCTTCCCCTTATGATGAGCTGCCatcagaagagaggagaagtgcTGAGCTGGAACGACCCACACAGCCTCCACCAGTACCTGTGGACAACATCCCCCCATCCCCGTTCACCCTTAGGGCCTCTAACCCCAAGAAATACCAGCGGCCCAACAAGCTAGACAAAACAGCCTCTGAACCTGCTGAAAACAACGACAAGCCCAGTGAAACTGCGAGTGCCCTAGTCAAACCCAACAGTGTCCTTCCTGCTGGTGCAAGTAGTACTGCTAGTGGTACTAAAACTGCAGCCAAGCCTCCAGGCAGAGGCGGTGGGAGGGTTCGGGATTATACAGTTCTGCACCCTTCCTGTCTATCCGTGTGCAACGTCACCATCCAGGACTCAATTGAGCGAGGTGGCGATGAACTGGTCACTCCAGCTGCCCCTGCTGACATCGGAGACGTGGGCCAGATGAAGAAGAAGTCTGAAGCTCCACCACCCAAAACTAACAG GTTCCGACCCACTCAGACAAAGACAAGGAAGACCAAGGCTGAGTCCAAGCTAGAGTTCTTTGGCTTTGAGGACAAAGAGGACCAGGAGGGTGAGGACGGCTCAGATGCCGCCATGGCAGGCAAGAGTAACTACAAGATCAAATACTTCGGCTTCGATGACCTGAGTGAGAGTGACAGTGATGACGAGAGCTCTCAGGCCAAAGAGAAGAAAGCCAAGAAGGCGGCTGCAGCCCTGGCCGCTCTATGCTCCAGTGTGGACAGCCCTCATACCAGTGACTCTCAGGACAGCCAGGCCAGCAGCAACACAG ATAATTTTGACTATGATGAATCCAGTCCTGGAGGACCTGAGGGGCAGAAAGGACGCTCAGGGAAGCAGGGTGACAAATCCAAGGATGTTGGATTCAAAAAAATCTTCAGTGGACCCAAAAAG TCACCTGCTAAGGCCGTGTACAATGCTCGCCACTGGAACCAACCGGAACCTGAGGAGATTCCTGTGCCTCCACTTTCTCGAGCTCAAACTGCTCCA GCCATTTtatcaagcagcagcagcaaagacagCAACTCCAATAAAGATGACGGCCTATTCAAAGCCCCTCCACCTCCGCCCAAAGTCATTAAGTCAGAGACCCTCCCCACGCGACTCAACCAGGATATTGTCACGGCGCTCAAATGCAGGAAGGAGCACAAGGAG cTGTACACGGTGGTGCAGCACGTGAAGCACTTCAACGACGTGGTGGAGTTCGGAGAGAACCAAGAGTTCACAGATGACTTTGAGTACCTGGAGACGGGACTGAAGAGCAGTCAGCCACTCAACACAAGATGCCTTAG tATAATCAGCCTGGCCACGAGGTGTGCCATGCCCGGTTTCAGGATGCACCTGCGAGCCAGAGGGAAAGTGGCTACGGTTTTCAATATGATCAGTGATGCACCGCAACACCCG AATCTTGGTCTGTGCACAGCTTCCCTGATGTATATTCTGAGTCGGGATCGTCTTAACATGGATCTGGACAGGGCGTGTCTGGAGCTAATGATCAAGCTGCTGGAGATGGACCACGACTACTCAGGTCACCACGATCAGCTCACAGAGAAGGAGGTTGCCAAGGTCAAGGAGAAGATCAGGAAGTTGTGTGAGACTGTGCACAATAAGCATCTCGACCTGGAAAACATAACG ACTGGCCACCTTGCCATGGAGACGCTGCTCTCTCTTACCTCGAAGAGAGCTGGGGATTGGTTCAAAGAAGAGCTGCGGCTACTGGGAGGTTTGGATCATATTGTAGACAAAG TTAAAGAGTGCGTGCAGAACCTGAGCCAAGAGGACGACAAGGAGAACCTCGTCGCGTCTTTATGGGGGGCTGAGAGGTGTCTGAGAGTGCTTGAAAGT GTGACAGTTCAGAACCCAGAAAACCAGGGTTACTTGATTGCCTACAAAGACTCGCAGCTCATTGTCTCCTCTGCAAG AGCTCTGCGGTACTGTGAGGATATGATCCAGCGCTACAGCAGGGCATTAAACAACAGCTCCCTGTCATCGTCGGGTGCAACGCTGCCCCACTGCAGCTTCAGTAACGTCGGCAAGGCGGTGGAGGACTGTATGAGGGCTGTCATTGGAGTGCTGCTCAACCTCACCCATGACAATG AGTGGGGCAGCACTAAAACAGGTGAGCAGGAACTACTCATTGTCACTGCTCTGAATTGCGTCGTCCGAGTCCCACGTTACATCCCCCAGGAGCAGCGCTTTGATATACGAGTACTG GGACTGGGTCTACTTATAAACCTTGTGGAGTACAGCTCCAGAAACCGCCACTGCCTGGTGGACATGGAGTACATTGTGGACGACACCTGTGTGGAAGACAGCCTGATGCTACCTGCTGACCCAACGCAatcagacacagcagcagagtcgACGACGCCGAGCACAGCTGAGTCTCAGGGAGACGAGGCTGAGGAGCCCAGCCCCTTCGGTGCTCTAGCTGCTCTTGTGAAA CACTTCCTGGAGAGAGAGCGCGCCGCCATCCTGGCTGAAGCCAAGACTGACGACTTGATCAGTGAGGCACCCAAGCCAGCACCGGACAAAAGCGGAGAGTGGAAGGAGACGTCGGGAGAGATCCAGTGGGTGGCATCCGAGACCGTCGAGACCAACGACAGCGAACccgagaagaaagaggaggaggatgaagagttgGACCTAAATAAAG cTCTGCAGCATGCAGGCAAGCATATGGAGGACAGCATCGCTGCCTCCTACACCGCTCTGCTGCTGGGCTGTCTGTGCCAGGGCAGCCAG GTAAACGTGACTACTGTGAGAAAGCATCTACCTAAAGGGGATTTCTCCATCATGACAGAAATGCTGAAGAAATTCTTGAGTTTCATGAACCTCACT TGTGCAATGGGCTCCACGGGACAGAAGTCCATCTCGCGGGTCATTGACTACCTGGAGAACTGTTAA